One window of the Dreissena polymorpha isolate Duluth1 chromosome 5, UMN_Dpol_1.0, whole genome shotgun sequence genome contains the following:
- the LOC127881643 gene encoding uncharacterized protein LOC127881643, with amino-acid sequence MDPNRNFYSNMDLSSSGDFQSPLNMQSIQNMTPEQIMLLKQINAQKIQALQLQLAQTTLQNSNAGLPGLDPYVSNFQASSMSPPASVYAPMGHMYRSHVPANDQGHVYSMMPTTAAMPLLRSPITHVPVNSPLNVSINGPVPMTQNVPSSVVSEDYNHMAYPNTSMNINTMTNHSHNQTTRFNNVPDSLPLHNVNRPKDSSFSSSNYSSSAASTPQDSPGVPKKPSHPTDVPNGSRYAGERPRQRVSSPPPIKPPSRKSSTSSASIPGSPGSSGPMSPDGGIWADLSEQLSPNGSPRKMNGDARQAQIKNKPLKMETRYPQDKCYTCLKKVYPMEKLGPVKGVVYHKTCFKCKNCNTNLTLKNFTHSQIDSFDLSVYCKSHQPLSSEKGTKLDTQSFEIKSALQAPKKDVIAGEANKVPVHTYSYDVMCRQIEHARTAPVADLKSGVKARSNAWDKTNRDQYTEFPSSVVKHDTPVAEYHEDEYNRYKIETEPDYT; translated from the coding sequence ATGGATCCTAACAGGAATTTTTACTCCAATATGGATTTAAGTAGTTCGGGGGATTTTCAATCCCCCCTTAATATGCAGTCGATACAGAACATGACGCCGGAGCAGATCATGCTATTGAAGCAGATTAACGCTCAGAAGATACAGGCTCTGCAGTTGCAGCTAGCGCAGACGACCCTACAGAACTCAAATGCCGGACTGCCGGGACTTGATCCGTACGTGTCAAACTTCCAAGCGTCATCTATGAGTCCCCCGGCGTCCGTTTACGCTCCTATGGGCCATATGTACAGGTCCCATGTGCCGGCTAACGATCAAGGTCACGTTTACTCCATGATGCCGACGACTGCCGCGATGCCTCTGCTCAGATCGCCTATAACACATGTACCGGTCAATTCTCCCCTGAACGTCAGCATTAATGGCCCCGTGCCAATGACACAGAATGTGCCAAGTTCGGTTGTAAGCGAGGATTATAATCACATGGCTTATCCTAATACGTCGATGAATATCAATACAATGACCAACCACTCTCATAATCAAACGACTCGGTTTAACAATGTACCTGACAGCCTTCCTTTGCACAATGTCAATCGACCAAAAGACTCCAGTTTTTCTAGCAGCAACTATAGTTCCTCGGCGGCGTCGACACCGCAGGATTCCCCGGGAGTTCCGAAGAAACCAAGTCATCCAACCGACGTACCCAATGGCTCACGTTACGCGGGTGAACGCCCAAGACAACGCGTCTCCTCACCGCCGCCTATTAAACCCCCGTCACGTAAAAGCAGCACCTCGTCCGCGTCGATACCAGGTTCTCCGGGCAGTTCCGGTCCTATGTCGCCCGATGGCGGAATCTGGGCTGATCTATCCGAACAACTGTCGCCTAACGGGTCCCCGAGGAAAATGAACGGTGATGCTAGACAGgcgcaaataaaaaacaaacctCTAAAAATGGAAACTCGGTACCCGCAAGACAAGTGCTATACCTGTTTGAAAAAGGTCTATCCGATGGAAAAACTGGGACCCGTCAAGGGCGTTGTGTACCATAAAACgtgttttaaatgcaaaaattgcAATACCAATCTTACGCTAAAAAACTTCACACATAGTCAGATAGACTCGTTCGATTTGTCAGTGTACTGCAAATCTCATCAGCCCCTTTCCTCGGAGAAGGGAACGAAACTTGATACACAGAGCTTTGAGATCAAATCTGCGCTGCAGGCGCCAAAGAAAGATGTGATCGCTGGGGAGGCCAACAAGGTGCCCGTTCACACGTACAGTTATGACGTCATGTGTCGCCAGATCGAGCACGCGCGAACTGCGCCGGTAGCGGATCTTAAGTCAGGGGTGAAAGCGAGGTCAAACGCATGGGATAAAACAAACAGGGACCAATACACGGAATTCCCTTCCAGTGTTGTTAAACACGATACCCCAGTGGCGGAATATCACGAAGACGAATACAATAGATATAAGATTGAAACTGAGCCGGATTATACGTGA